Below is a window of Sulfitobacter sp. SK012 DNA.
GCCAATCCGTGCCTTGCAGGCGACACTATAAGGGCATGGTCTGAAGTTCTTGATAAAGCGGAGACCAAAGCACCGGGTGTTGGTGCCATTCGCTTGCGGCTGGTTGCAACAAAGGGCGGCGATCCATTCAAATTGAAAGGCGCGGATGGCAAATACCCACCTGATGTGCTGCTGGACCTCGATTATTGGGCACTGATGCCGCTGTGAAGCGGCTCGCACTCGCATTTAGCATGGCCTTGCCTTGCGGTGCCCTTGCGGATGAGGTGCAGGATGCATTTGTCGAAGCCAATCTGATCTCAGTCTTTTACCATGAGCTGGGACACGCGCTTATCGACGTGCTCGGACTGCCGATCATGGGCCAAGAAGACGACGCGGCAGACACCGCGTCGATCTTGCTGATCAACGCCACCTTCGATGACGATAGAGCAACTGAGATTGCCTATTATGCTGCAATCGCATTTGAGGCGGAATCAGCAACGGATTCGCCTGAAACAGCGTGGGATGTGCATGGGGCAGAATTGCAGCGTTTCTACAATCTGGTGTGCCTGTTCTATGGCGCAGATGTCGAAGACCGCGAAGATTTCGCCCGTGATCTGGGGTTACCGGAAGAGCGGGCAGAAACCTGCCAGGAGGAATTCGAGCTGGCGATTGACAGCTGGGGGCCTGTTTTTGATGAAATGGCGGAAAAGCGCGACGGCGAAACATTCCAATTCACCGAAGGCCAAAGCGGAATGGCGACCATTGTGATTGAGCGAGAGGTTGGTGCACTCAACACCCTGATGACCTTACCTGAGACCGTTACGGTCTCAGTTGTAACTTGTGGCGAGGCAAACGCATTTTACAACCCAGACGACAAAGCCATCACAATATGCTCCGAATTCGAAGACCATTTACTTCAAATTGCCCCAAACGACTGATTTTGCAGATTCTCAACATGTTTAGCAGGGTATCCAGAACGGCTTTGTGATCACAGGATTTAAACGTGTGATCACAAATGTCGGTTTTGGGTGGGAATCTTTTGTTACATGGGAAAAACTGCTAACTGAGCTTTAAGACTCCGTCGTATAACGCGACTTGACTGGAACAAAAAACGGGACCGTTTTTCATGAACATCCACGAATATCAGGCGAAAGCCCTCTTGCGTAGTTATGGTGCCCCTGTCTCTGACGGACGGGTTGTCCTCAAAGCCGAAGATGCAAAATCTGCCGCTGGCGAAATGGACGGTCCTTTGTGGGTTGTCAAAGCGCAGATCCACGCTGGTGGACGCGGTAAAGGGAGTTTCAAGGAAGCTGACGCAGGCGAACAAGGCGGTGTTCGGCTGACGAAGTCTGTTGAAGAAGCCGCGCAAGAGGCCAAAAAGATGCTGGGCCGCACGCTGGTGACGCACCAAACAGGCCCTGCCGGCAAGCAAGTCAACCGCATCTACATCGAAGACGGCGCAGGCATTGAAACTGAATTATATCTGGCCCTGCTGGTCGATCGCCAAACAAGCCGTGTAGGTTTTGTCTGCTCAACTGAGGGCGGCATGGACATCGAAGAGGTGGCTGCAAGCACGCCAGAAAAGATCATCAATTTTGCTGTCGACCCTGCAACTGGCTACCAACCATTCCACGGCCGGCGTGTCGCCTTTGCCCTAGGTTTGGAGGGCAAGCAGGTCAAGCAATGTGTGGGCTTGATGGGTCTGCTCTACAAAGCGTTCATGGAAAAAGACATGGAGATGCTTGAGATCAACCCGCTGATCGTCACAGACAGTGGTGATCTGAAAGTGCTGGACGCCAAGGTTAGCTTTGATGGCAACGCCATGTACCGCCACAACGACATCGCAGAACTGCGCGATGTAACCGAAGAAGACCCCAAAGAGCTGGAGGCGTCGAAATACGACCTCAACTACATCGCTCTGGACGGCGAAATCGGCTGCATGGTGAACGGTGCGGGCCTAGCGATGGCGACGATGGACATCATCAAACTTTATGGTGCCGAGCCTGCCAACTTCCTCGACGTGGGCGGCGGTGCAACCAAGGAAAAAGTGACGGAAGCGTTCAAGATCATCACCTCTGACCCACAGGTCAAAGGCATTTTGGTAAACATCTTTGGCGGCATCATGCGCTGCGATGTGATCGCAGAGGGCGTCGTTGCCGCGGTGAAAGAAGTTGGGCTAAAAGTCCCGCTTGTTGTCCGCCTTGAAGGCACCAAGGTCGCCGAAGGCAAAAAGATCATCAATGAAAGCGGCCTAGACGTGATCGCGGCGGATGACCTGAAAGATGGCGCACAAAAAATCGTCAAAGCGGTTAAAGGCTGATCAATTGTCGCGTCTTCGCACTAGCTCTACGGCTGTTTTCACCAATCTGCTCTCTGCTTTGCAGGAAGGATTGATGAAGCGACTCGGCTATTGTGCAGACGCCTCGATTTCGCTCAAGCTGGTTTGTTCCGGCTTGGGCAAGGCTCGGCAGACAAGTCAACAGACCGTTGAGGCTCGAGCGACGATTGGTTTAGCTTTCAAGTTCCCACACCAATTTGGCGCGGTGGCACTTTCATCACTTTTGCTGGTGGTGCCTCAATTTGGTACCGCGCAAGCGACACCTCACGCCGGCATCACAGCATTCAACAAATGGTGCTTCAAGGCGGGTCAGACCGAAGCGCAAGCGCGTCGCAATATGAACACTGACGAAGCACCTTTCTCGCTCACCTTTTGGGGCGATAGCCTTGCTCCACGTCCGCTTGATGCACCACGCGGTGTTGAGAGGCGTTGCGAAGTGACCTTTGACGGTGACCACAGCGATGCGGCGATCGCTGCGCTGCGTGCTCAAATGGCCCAGCCACCGGTTTTTGGAACGCCAATTTCTTTGCCCGACACTCATGAGATTGGTAAAGAAACCGCCTTGATCGAAGGCCGCGAATTGGTACGGGGCCGTGTCGCGGTCGTGCATGTTGGCACTCAAGATGGGCAAACCTTTATTGCTGTAGACCGGCTTTATGCTGGATTAAAACTGCAGGGGTCTAGTAACTGATGCGCGCGGTCTTTCATATCGGAAGGCCCAAAGTTGGCTCGACCTCGATTCAGAGTTTCTTGTATGCCAATACGAACGCATTGAGCAGAATGGGCGTTTTGTATGATCGGCTTGATCCGAACTACTCCAGCCAATGGGAACTGCCAATCGCGGCACTCTCTGCCAGCGGGATCCATATCCCTGACCCACATATCTCGAGGCTCTTGCAGATCGAAAAGCTGACCGAACAAGAGCGCTATGCTGAACAAATGGTCCGCAGGTTTGAGGCAAGCCTTGCCAAGAATAAAGCGGACAAAGATCTGTATGTAGCGTCCAGCGAACACGCCGCACATTATCTGCGCACACCGTCCGACGTGACTCGTTTTGACAAGCTACTTAGGCAGTACTTCGACGCACCCGATTACGTAGTCTATATCCGCGATCAAGTGTCACTCACGCTCAGCGCCTATTCTGAAATGATCAAACGCGGCGGTACAACAGCATTTCCTGAATATCTAAACAAGTCCCTTAGACAAAAGCGGTTCGATCACGCCCGGGTGCTGGCGCCTTGGATCGAGGCGGTCGGACCTGAGCGCCTCAAAGTAAGGCTTTTGGAGCGCGACGGCCTAGTGGGCGGAGATTTGATCGATGATTTCTGCGACAGCGCCGGGATCGACCCAACAGGACTTGAGCGCCCAACAAACGAAAATCCGTCCTTGTCCCGCGATGCTGCTGAAGTGATGCGGGTGTTGAACGGCTATCTACCCAGTTTGCTGGAAAACGGACGGCGCAACCCTTTGGCGAGGGGCCTGCTTGATCGGCTGATGACGCATTACGCAAACGAACCACCGCTGCAAATGAGCGTTGGTCGACGAACGCGAACCCAAACGGTTTATGCCGAGGGAAACGAAAGTGTTCGCGCCATGTTTTTTGCGGAGCGTACGTCTTTATTCACCCCGAAAAAAGATAGCCTAACCAACCCGCAGGTCACCAATTTCGATCCCGAGGCAACGTTACAAATTGCTCTGTCGATGCTGATTGCAACGCGTCAGGGCAAGATCGCTCCGCTTAGCGCGCGTGAACTACGGCGCGCGATATCGCTTGACCCTCTTACCGCCACACCTTCGGGCACTTCTCCCCAACGCGCCACGCTATATGACAGATGGCCCGTGCTCCGTTCCCCTCGTTTCCAACAGCTCAATCCTTTCAAACGCGGCTGACACCTGCCGCTTTCATCCCGCCCTTCCGGGGCAAAACAGACCAGAACAAGGACCGCATCATGGCCGTACTCGTAGACGAAAATACCAAAGTCATCTGTCAGGGGCTCACCGGCTCGCAGGGCACGTTCCACTCCGAACAGGCGA
It encodes the following:
- the sucC gene encoding ADP-forming succinate--CoA ligase subunit beta, producing the protein MNIHEYQAKALLRSYGAPVSDGRVVLKAEDAKSAAGEMDGPLWVVKAQIHAGGRGKGSFKEADAGEQGGVRLTKSVEEAAQEAKKMLGRTLVTHQTGPAGKQVNRIYIEDGAGIETELYLALLVDRQTSRVGFVCSTEGGMDIEEVAASTPEKIINFAVDPATGYQPFHGRRVAFALGLEGKQVKQCVGLMGLLYKAFMEKDMEMLEINPLIVTDSGDLKVLDAKVSFDGNAMYRHNDIAELRDVTEEDPKELEASKYDLNYIALDGEIGCMVNGAGLAMATMDIIKLYGAEPANFLDVGGGATKEKVTEAFKIITSDPQVKGILVNIFGGIMRCDVIAEGVVAAVKEVGLKVPLVVRLEGTKVAEGKKIINESGLDVIAADDLKDGAQKIVKAVKG
- a CDS encoding DUF4344 domain-containing metallopeptidase produces the protein MKRLALAFSMALPCGALADEVQDAFVEANLISVFYHELGHALIDVLGLPIMGQEDDAADTASILLINATFDDDRATEIAYYAAIAFEAESATDSPETAWDVHGAELQRFYNLVCLFYGADVEDREDFARDLGLPEERAETCQEEFELAIDSWGPVFDEMAEKRDGETFQFTEGQSGMATIVIEREVGALNTLMTLPETVTVSVVTCGEANAFYNPDDKAITICSEFEDHLLQIAPND